In the bacterium genome, GCTACAGCCGGCGTGACGTCGGCGAGTTGGAAAACCTCGCCCGCGCCGCCGGCGCGGCCGGACTGGTGCCGCTGCATCTCGATGCGGCCGGCCCCCGCGGCCCGCTGGCCCGGCACCTGTCGGCGGAGACGCTGTCGGATCTGCGGGCCCGCTGCGGCGCGGGCGACGGCGACCTCATCCTGCTGGCCGCGGGTCCAGCGGAGAGCGTCGCGCCGGCGATGGGCCGCGTCCGCCTCGAGCTGGCCCGCCGCCTCGGGCCGGCGCGCGAGGGGCTCGCGTTCGTGTGGGTCGTGGAATTCCCGCTGCTCGAGCGCGCGGCCGACGGCGGGTTGAGCGCGGTGCACCATCCGTTCACCGCGCCGCTGGACGAGGATCTGCCGCTGCTCGACCGCGAGCCCCTGCGGACGCGCGCCAAGGCGTACGATCTCGTCCTCAACGGGGTGGAGCTCGGAGGCGGCAGCATCCGCATCCACCGGCAGGAGCTGCAGCAGCGCATGTTTGCACGGCTCGGCATCTCTCCCGAAGCCGCACGCGAGCGCTTTGGGTTTCTGCTCGATGCGTTCCGGTACGGGGCGCCGCCGCACGGCGGCATCGCGTTCGGGTTCGATCGCTTCGTCATGGTGCTGGCCGGCGCCGACTCGATCCGCGAGGTCATCGCGTTCCCGAAGACGCAGAGCGCGACCGACCTTATGACCGGGGCGCCCTCGGAGGTCGATCCCGCCGCGCTCGCCGAGGCGCACATCGACGTGCGGCGGTGAGCGGGCGCGCGGCCGCCGTGTTGACGGTTGAGGAGCGCTCCGCACGATGGTATCATCGTGGCGGCTCCTGTGGTACGCGCCAGGTACGTGGTTCCGACCAACAGCAAGACGTAGGGAGCCCGGCTCCGGCCGGTGACGGCACGGCCCCGATTGACCGCGCTCGTGGGGCTAGTCGGATCCGCTCGGGAGGGCACCCACCTGGGAGACACAGGTTCGGGAACCCCGGCCGGCGGTATCGCAGGAGCCATAATTGCGCGATCTGCGCCGCACGGCTGAGCGCGTCGCCCCGCTCGCCCGTAGGCTCCACCGCCGCCGGGTGCAACGGCGCGGGCTGTTCCGCACCTCGGTGAGCCTCCCCGCGACCGGGTTCACACCCCCGGCGGCCCCCGACCACGACGATCCCTGGCAGATGGCCCTGCGGCAGTTCCGGGTCGCGGCCGACCGGCTGGAGCTCCCGCCGGCCGTGCGCGACGTGCTCGAACATCCGCACCGCGAGTTTGCCGTTCACTTCCCCGTGGCGATGGACGATGGAACCACCCGCGTCTTTACCGGTTATCGCGTGCTGCACAACAGCGTGCTCGGTCCCACGAAGGGCGGCCTGCGGTACAGTCCCGCCGTGGAGATCAACGAAGTGCGCGCGCTGGCGATGTGGATGACCTGGAAGTGCGCGCTCGCCCACCTGCCGTACGGCGGGGCGAAGGGCGGCGTCGCCTGCGACCCCGCATCCCTGTCGCCCGGCGAATTGGAGCGTCTGACGCGGCGTTTCGCCACCGAGTTGCGGCCGATGATCGGCGCCCGGATCGATATCCCCGCCCCGGATGTGGGGACGAACAGCCAGATCATGGCCTGGTTCATGGACACCTACAGCATGCACGAGGGGTACTCGGTCCCGCCGGTCGTGACCGGCAAGCCGGTGTCGATCGGCGGCTCGGCCGGCCGTCAGGACGCGACGGGCCGCGGCGTCATGATCGCGGCCCGAGAAGCGGCCCGGATGCGCGGGGTCCCGTTTGCCGGCAGCCGCGTCGTCGTGCAGGGCTTCGGCAACGTCGGCGGGACCGCGGCGGCCCTCATGGCGGCCGAAGGGTGCCGCGTCGTCGCCGCCGGCGACATCTTCGGCGGCGTGTACAATCCGAAGGGACTCGACGTCGACGCACTGCGCCGCCACGTCGCGGCGACGCGGCGCGTCGAGGGCTTCCGGGGCGGCGAGGCGGTCGGCGCCGCCGAGCTGCTGGAACTGCCCTGCGAGTTCCTGATCCCGGCCGCCGTCGAAGGCCAGATCACCGCCCGCAACGCCGGCCGGATCCAGGCCCGCATCGTGGTCGAAGGCGCGAACGGGCCGACGACGCCGGACGCCGACGCCATCCTCGAGGGCCGCGGGATCCTGGTCGTGCCGGACATCCTGGCCAACGCCGGCGGCGTCATCGTGTCGTATTTCGAGTGGGTGCAGGATCTGCAGGCGTACTTCTGGAGCGAAGAGGAGATCAACGCCCACTTGGGCCGTCTGATGGTCGAGGGTGTCGCGCGCATCGCCGCGGTCGCCGGCGTAGAGGGTGTGTCGCTGCGGACCGCGGCGCTGCTGGTCGCCGTGCGCCGGGTCGCCGCCGCCCTCCTCGATCGCGGCGTCTATCCCTGAGTCGTCTTCCGGCGGCGGTTTCTTGACACGCTTCCCGCGCGGGGCGCATGATGAGGCTGTGGCGGGACCGATCGGGCAGGGGACGTTCTGATGGAACTGTTCGAACAGAGCCGGGGCGAGGAGATCGCGCGCTCGGCGCCGCTGGCCGCGCGGATGCGGCCGGGGACGCTCGACGACATCGTCGGGCAGGCGCATCTCCTCGGTCACGGACGGCTGCTGCGGCGCGCCATTGAGAGCGACACGCTGACCTCCGCGATCTTCTACGGGCCGCCGGGGACGGGCAAGACGTCCCTGGCGCGCGTCATTGCCGCGGCGACCCGCGCGCACTTCGAGCCGGTCAACGCCGTCACGGCGGGCGTCGCGGACATCCGGCGTCTCACCGAGGAGGCGCGCGACCGGCGGGCGCTGCACGGGACCCGCACGATCCTGTTCATCGACGAGATCCACCGCTTCAACAAGGCGCAGCAGGACGTGCTCCTCCCGCACGTGGAGGACGGCACGGTGATTTTGATCGGCGCGACCACCGGCAATCCGTTCATCGACGTCACCCCGACCCTCGTCTCGCGCTCGCGGGTCTTCGCGCTCGAACCGCTGTCGCTCGCGGACCTCGACGTCATCCTCCGCCGGGCGCTCGCCGATCCGCGCGGCCTGGCGCCGCGGCACGTCGAGGCCTCTCCCGACGCGCTGGCCCACATCGCGCGGGCGGCCAACGGCGATGCCCGCGCGGCGCTCAACATGCTCGAACTGGCGGCGACGGGGGCGGTCCCGGACGCCGCGGGTGTGCGCCGCGTGACGCTCGAACAGGCGCAGGAAGCCATGCAGCGCCGCGTCATCCCCTACGACCGCGCCGGCGACCAGCACTACGACGTCATTTCCGCCTTCATCAAGAGCCTCCGCGGCGGCGACCCCGACGCGGCGGTGTACTGGCTCGCCCGGATGCTCGCCGGCGGGGAGGATCCGCGGTTCATCGCGCGGCGGATGGTGGTCCACGCCGCCGAGGACGTCGGGCTGGCCGACCCGCAGGCGCTGCTCGTGGCCGTGGCCGCGGCGCAGGCGGTCGACCTCGTCGGATTGCCGGAAGCCCGCATCCCGATGACGGAGGCTGCGGTCTACATCGCGACCGCCCCGAAGAGCAACGCGGTGATCCGCGCCATCTCGCGCGCGGCCCAGGACGTCGAGCGCGAGGAGGCGCAGCCGGTGCCGCCGGCGCTGCGCGACGCGTCGACCCAGGGAGCGCGGCGGCTCGGCCGCGGGCAGGGCTACGTCTACCCGCACGATCACCCGGACGCGTTTGTCCCGCAACAGTACGCGCCCGACAATGTCAAGGACCGCGTCTACTACGAGCCGACGGCCGCCGGGCACGAACAGGAGATCCGGCGGCGCCTG is a window encoding:
- a CDS encoding Glu/Leu/Phe/Val dehydrogenase; amino-acid sequence: MALRQFRVAADRLELPPAVRDVLEHPHREFAVHFPVAMDDGTTRVFTGYRVLHNSVLGPTKGGLRYSPAVEINEVRALAMWMTWKCALAHLPYGGAKGGVACDPASLSPGELERLTRRFATELRPMIGARIDIPAPDVGTNSQIMAWFMDTYSMHEGYSVPPVVTGKPVSIGGSAGRQDATGRGVMIAAREAARMRGVPFAGSRVVVQGFGNVGGTAAALMAAEGCRVVAAGDIFGGVYNPKGLDVDALRRHVAATRRVEGFRGGEAVGAAELLELPCEFLIPAAVEGQITARNAGRIQARIVVEGANGPTTPDADAILEGRGILVVPDILANAGGVIVSYFEWVQDLQAYFWSEEEINAHLGRLMVEGVARIAAVAGVEGVSLRTAALLVAVRRVAAALLDRGVYP
- a CDS encoding replication-associated recombination protein A — its product is MELFEQSRGEEIARSAPLAARMRPGTLDDIVGQAHLLGHGRLLRRAIESDTLTSAIFYGPPGTGKTSLARVIAAATRAHFEPVNAVTAGVADIRRLTEEARDRRALHGTRTILFIDEIHRFNKAQQDVLLPHVEDGTVILIGATTGNPFIDVTPTLVSRSRVFALEPLSLADLDVILRRALADPRGLAPRHVEASPDALAHIARAANGDARAALNMLELAATGAVPDAAGVRRVTLEQAQEAMQRRVIPYDRAGDQHYDVISAFIKSLRGGDPDAAVYWLARMLAGGEDPRFIARRMVVHAAEDVGLADPQALLVAVAAAQAVDLVGLPEARIPMTEAAVYIATAPKSNAVIRAISRAAQDVEREEAQPVPPALRDASTQGARRLGRGQGYVYPHDHPDAFVPQQYAPDNVKDRVYYEPTAAGHEQEIRRRLRSWWAGVKRYGGE